One Chloroflexota bacterium genomic region harbors:
- a CDS encoding ATP-binding cassette domain-containing protein — protein MTDSPGADAVTAVPEDRPPTGWLVRTSGPLDIWYRPHSFAARDLSVLSARLLAAYATVSELLGLASGRGAHLSIRMLDAPDAPLDGKGPAGTAGSASVQSQPVLTLVHAPDQPCLTPEVDLLRLFLDQQIGPPTPHSRFWDAGLLGYVAARTGRGRYHADAPARCRQLLADGLLPAIPELTTESEQRVSAVAQSVAVGFATELIERSGAHAYVALVEAARRDNLSAEPAFARAYHRALPLAERDWRRRLEVGSRVHRPSARGTLRRLVPLLRPYWWSGVVILFYALIGIAFSLALPLTFRFLIDDLLGHRPLAFPIPFIGGKGHVIGDGSEQTRILLGLMGVLGLLYVLNALARVRLMSVLNEVGESFVLDLRRKLLGVLSQLPSTYFARTTAADINQRVVYDTATIEGAMVNALVPLVTGTLTVLMNGVVLVGLEPRLAAIVLLGLPVLGLLYRLRRRNLRAAARERARRISGLSARVGEFTAMQVLVKIYGAAAYFAGRIGRQLEVHRHLNIAYAQESSVLGQAASLVMHLTQVAVLLVGGYLVIASGGQDLGAGGLAAFYVVLGQIFGPVGQVAAARQGLTDADAAVERVSELLAEDVETDTPDAIEIGALRDRLTLADVTFSYTPSAQPVLHEISLSIPAGATVAFVGPTGAGKSSIVNLLPRLYARDSGSITWDGRDIDGASLASLRRQIALVPQDAILLATTVYENIRFGLEGVSEEDIRRAAEQAQAHGFIAALPDGYDTTVGERGAGLSGGQRQRIALARALLRDPSVLILDEATSALDATTQRAVQAGLAARSQPGGPPRTVVKIAHRLETVADADLIFVLDDGRLVEQGAHDDLLARNGLYAQLVADQVGALADAVRPSQAQVARWLARLAPFAELPPDRLARLVSLLVRMEVAAGEALFTHGSASDAFFLIGRGRATISQVEDDGAEHEIASVGPGQLVGWATFATQAAHGRSARAATDAVVFKLTRVAYEAVLDADPATPGGR, from the coding sequence GGCTGCTGGCGGCGTACGCAACCGTCTCCGAGCTGCTGGGCCTGGCCTCGGGTCGTGGCGCACACCTCTCGATCCGCATGCTCGACGCCCCGGATGCCCCGCTCGACGGCAAGGGGCCAGCCGGCACCGCCGGCTCCGCGAGCGTGCAGTCTCAGCCAGTCCTGACCCTGGTCCATGCACCGGACCAACCGTGCCTCACGCCGGAGGTCGATCTGCTCCGGCTGTTCCTTGACCAGCAGATCGGCCCGCCGACGCCGCATTCCCGCTTCTGGGACGCCGGGTTGCTGGGCTATGTCGCCGCCAGGACCGGGCGAGGCCGCTACCACGCCGACGCCCCGGCCCGCTGTCGCCAGCTCCTGGCAGACGGCCTCCTGCCGGCGATCCCCGAGCTGACCACCGAGTCCGAGCAGCGGGTCTCCGCCGTGGCACAGTCCGTCGCCGTCGGGTTCGCCACCGAACTGATCGAGCGCAGCGGCGCGCATGCCTACGTGGCCCTGGTCGAAGCGGCTCGCCGCGACAACCTCAGCGCCGAGCCGGCGTTTGCCCGGGCCTATCACCGCGCGCTGCCGCTGGCCGAGCGGGACTGGCGGCGCCGGCTGGAGGTCGGGAGCCGGGTCCACCGGCCATCGGCTCGGGGCACCCTCCGCCGGCTCGTACCACTGTTGAGGCCGTACTGGTGGAGCGGCGTCGTCATCCTGTTCTACGCCCTGATCGGGATCGCGTTCTCGCTGGCGCTGCCGCTCACGTTCCGCTTCTTGATCGACGATCTGCTCGGGCACCGGCCGCTCGCCTTCCCGATCCCATTCATCGGCGGCAAGGGCCACGTCATCGGCGACGGCAGCGAGCAAACCCGCATCCTACTCGGGCTGATGGGCGTGCTCGGGCTGCTCTACGTGCTCAACGCCCTGGCCCGCGTTCGCCTGATGTCCGTGCTGAACGAGGTGGGCGAGTCGTTCGTGCTCGACCTGCGCCGCAAGCTGCTCGGCGTGCTCAGCCAGTTGCCGTCCACGTATTTCGCCCGCACCACCGCCGCCGATATCAATCAGCGGGTCGTCTACGACACGGCCACCATCGAGGGCGCGATGGTCAACGCCCTGGTGCCGCTGGTGACCGGCACCCTCACCGTCCTGATGAACGGCGTGGTGCTGGTCGGGCTGGAGCCACGCCTCGCGGCGATCGTGCTGCTGGGGTTGCCGGTGCTGGGGCTGCTGTATCGGCTGCGGCGTCGCAACCTGCGAGCCGCCGCCCGCGAGCGCGCGCGCCGCATCAGCGGTCTCTCGGCCCGCGTCGGCGAGTTCACGGCCATGCAAGTGCTGGTCAAGATCTACGGCGCGGCAGCCTACTTCGCGGGTCGCATCGGCCGGCAGCTCGAAGTACACCGCCACCTGAACATCGCCTACGCGCAGGAAAGCTCGGTGCTCGGACAGGCGGCCTCGCTGGTCATGCATCTGACCCAGGTGGCCGTCCTGCTGGTCGGCGGCTACCTGGTGATCGCCAGCGGCGGGCAGGATCTCGGAGCGGGCGGCCTCGCCGCGTTCTACGTCGTGCTGGGCCAGATCTTCGGGCCAGTCGGGCAGGTCGCCGCCGCCCGCCAGGGCCTCACCGACGCCGATGCCGCCGTCGAGCGGGTCTCCGAGCTGCTGGCCGAGGATGTCGAGACGGACACCCCAGACGCCATCGAGATCGGCGCGCTGCGTGACCGGCTGACCCTCGCCGACGTGACCTTCAGCTACACGCCGAGCGCCCAGCCCGTCCTCCACGAGATCAGCCTGAGCATTCCGGCCGGCGCGACGGTCGCCTTTGTGGGGCCGACAGGGGCCGGCAAGTCCAGCATCGTCAACCTCCTGCCGCGCCTCTACGCCCGCGACAGCGGCAGCATCACGTGGGACGGCCGGGACATCGACGGCGCGAGTCTCGCCTCGCTCCGGCGGCAGATCGCGCTGGTGCCCCAGGACGCCATCCTGCTGGCCACCACCGTCTACGAGAATATCCGCTTCGGCCTGGAAGGCGTCTCCGAGGAGGACATCCGCCGCGCCGCCGAGCAGGCCCAGGCCCACGGCTTCATCGCGGCGCTCCCAGACGGGTACGACACGACCGTCGGGGAGCGTGGAGCCGGCCTGTCGGGCGGCCAGCGCCAGCGCATCGCCCTGGCCCGGGCGCTCCTGCGCGATCCGTCCGTCCTGATCCTGGACGAGGCGACGTCGGCGCTCGACGCCACCACACAGCGAGCGGTCCAGGCAGGCCTCGCGGCGCGGTCGCAGCCGGGCGGCCCGCCGCGCACTGTCGTCAAGATCGCGCATCGGCTGGAGACGGTCGCCGACGCCGACCTGATCTTCGTCCTGGACGACGGGCGGCTGGTGGAGCAGGGCGCGCACGACGATCTGCTGGCACGGAACGGCCTGTACGCCCAGCTCGTTGCAGACCAGGTCGGTGCGCTCGCGGACGCCGTCCGCCCGAGTCAGGCCCAGGTGGCGCGCTGGCTGGCACGGCTCGCACCGTTCGCGGAGCTGCCACCGGACCGGCTGGCGCGGCTGGTCTCGCTGCTGGTGCGGATGGAAGTGGCGGCCGGCGAAGCGCTGTTCACCCACGGGAGCGCGTCCGACGCCTTCTTCCTGATCGGGCGGGGCCGCGCCACCATCTCACAGGTCGAGGACGACGGCGCTGAACACGAGATCGCGTCGGTCGGCCCCGGGCAGCTCGTCGGCTGGGCGACCTTTGCAACGCAGGCGGCGCACGGACGCTCGGCGCGCGCCGCCACCGACGCCGTCGTCTTCAAGCTGACGCGGGTCGCCTACGAGGCCGTCCTCGACGCCGACCCGGCGACACCCGGCGGACGCTGA
- a CDS encoding neutral zinc metallopeptidase encodes MRFNENARLDTSQVDDQRGRRVPGGAVAIGGGGLGLVILIVGMLFGVDPAVLTSVVQETSRTAPQAGPVDAGAQSSLAQNCRTGADANSREDCRIVGFVNSIQDYWTDALPRQGGRYQIAQTRLFSGATNTGCGGASSASGPFYCPADQTVYVDLSFFEELRTRFGAQGGPFAQAYVLAHEYGHHVQNLAGILDRLDRRDAGPTSDAVRSELMADCLAGVWAANAVQTGFIERLTDQDIADGLNAAAAVGDDRIQERMQGRITPENWTHGSSAQRQRWFTQGYQQKQANACDTFNARL; translated from the coding sequence ATGCGGTTCAACGAGAACGCTCGACTCGATACCTCTCAGGTTGACGACCAACGCGGCCGGCGGGTGCCCGGCGGCGCTGTTGCCATCGGCGGCGGCGGCCTGGGGCTGGTGATCCTGATCGTCGGGATGCTGTTCGGCGTGGATCCAGCCGTCCTGACCAGTGTGGTGCAGGAGACCTCGCGGACGGCCCCGCAGGCCGGCCCGGTCGATGCGGGCGCGCAAAGCTCGCTGGCCCAGAACTGCCGAACCGGCGCAGACGCGAACAGTCGTGAAGACTGCCGCATCGTCGGCTTCGTCAACAGCATTCAGGACTACTGGACCGACGCGCTGCCACGGCAGGGCGGACGGTACCAGATCGCCCAGACCCGCCTGTTCTCCGGTGCGACGAACACCGGGTGCGGCGGGGCATCCTCGGCTTCAGGGCCGTTCTACTGCCCGGCCGATCAGACGGTCTACGTCGACCTCTCGTTCTTCGAGGAGCTGCGGACGCGATTCGGCGCGCAGGGCGGGCCGTTCGCGCAGGCCTACGTGCTGGCCCACGAGTACGGCCACCACGTCCAGAACCTCGCCGGCATCCTGGACCGGCTGGACCGGCGCGACGCCGGCCCGACCAGCGACGCGGTGCGCTCCGAGCTGATGGCCGACTGCCTGGCCGGCGTCTGGGCCGCCAACGCCGTGCAGACCGGCTTCATCGAGCGGCTGACCGACCAGGACATCGCGGATGGTCTCAACGCCGCCGCTGCCGTTGGTGACGACCGCATCCAGGAGCGGATGCAGGGGCGCATCACCCCCGAGAACTGGACGCACGGATCGTCGGCGCAGCGGCAGCGCTGGTTCACGCAGGGCTACCAGCAGAAGCAGGCGAACGCCTGCGACACGTTCAACGCCCGCCTGTAG
- a CDS encoding glycosyltransferase family 39 protein, producing the protein MPRWLLRERTLSLLLVLVVASVLRLPFPDLTPFGHDEALEAERARPIWYGARPVDSEITSWFIPDPAGLLYYYALAEPFPRPAIARVILISATNVASVLLCYLLARRFFGARVGLLAGLFYAANPWAVTFGRQPWVITQPLLTTVMLMSAMMVVARQDRRWIIPFFLAGAAQTQTHLLAVLFGPPVLLTLALFARRWLAPRLALAIVAAVALVAPYTLHLWTLRDDLLQALGRGNRGITLLPDPTALTLTSWLVSGYNLNLKLGFDDRAMDLLSPLLLTVAVVAVALLVVGAGVSARACLRRADGWRADALLLIWLVAPLALMTWQGSQVYIHYVLCLVPLPFLLMARGASWLMTLRSDTLPGAISLARLVGGAVAAVLVLQAAAVGAFYVALDRIASAPPAAITATQWQSELNRADLTARQIGIGELHGLPLRYWQTVADRTKAAAQTAGIRGVTVVTGVLDADNRHLDRNRKALNYLLGPELEPRFPLEGLTVAPTTRDALVLTIPDQELPRLLQRSATRLLDVPQPGTSSAARLFQVRARPPDDLISLRRRSNQPVGFGVRLVVLDVPTEVRPGQTAPLAAYLLVEDGQPTDAHDLVPYVELTDAEGRRLTFARRGGLPSAEWQTGDLLVQQLNVTVPVSLPDGEYPLRLGLSLPDDDVDHPPRAEGVVERAVVLRVRSTP; encoded by the coding sequence GTGCCGCGCTGGCTTCTCCGCGAGCGGACGCTCTCGCTGCTGCTGGTGCTGGTTGTCGCGTCGGTGCTGCGGCTGCCCTTCCCGGACCTGACGCCGTTCGGCCACGACGAGGCCCTGGAGGCCGAACGCGCCCGCCCGATCTGGTACGGCGCACGCCCTGTTGACTCGGAGATCACCTCCTGGTTCATCCCCGATCCGGCCGGCCTGCTCTACTACTACGCCCTGGCCGAGCCGTTCCCCCGTCCTGCTATCGCGCGGGTGATCCTGATCTCAGCCACCAACGTGGCGAGCGTGCTGCTGTGCTACCTGCTGGCGCGCCGCTTCTTCGGGGCGCGCGTCGGGCTGCTGGCCGGCCTCTTCTACGCGGCGAACCCCTGGGCGGTCACCTTCGGGCGGCAGCCGTGGGTCATCACCCAGCCCCTCCTGACCACGGTGATGCTCATGTCGGCCATGATGGTGGTGGCGCGGCAGGATCGGCGCTGGATCATCCCATTCTTCCTGGCCGGCGCAGCGCAGACGCAGACGCACTTGCTGGCCGTCCTCTTCGGCCCGCCGGTCCTGTTGACGCTGGCGCTGTTCGCGCGGCGCTGGCTCGCTCCGCGGTTGGCCCTGGCCATCGTCGCAGCCGTGGCGCTCGTCGCCCCGTACACGCTCCACCTCTGGACCCTGCGCGACGATCTGCTTCAGGCGCTCGGGCGGGGAAATCGGGGCATCACGCTGCTGCCCGATCCGACGGCGTTGACGCTCACCTCCTGGCTCGTCTCCGGCTACAACCTCAACCTGAAGCTCGGGTTTGACGACCGGGCGATGGACCTGCTCTCGCCGCTGCTGCTGACCGTCGCCGTGGTGGCGGTCGCGCTGCTCGTCGTCGGCGCGGGCGTCTCGGCACGTGCCTGCCTGCGCCGCGCAGACGGCTGGCGCGCCGACGCCCTGCTGCTGATCTGGCTCGTCGCGCCGCTCGCGCTGATGACCTGGCAAGGCTCACAAGTCTACATCCACTACGTGCTCTGCCTCGTGCCCCTGCCGTTCCTGCTGATGGCGCGCGGCGCATCCTGGCTGATGACGCTCCGCTCAGACACACTGCCAGGAGCGATCTCCCTCGCACGGCTCGTCGGTGGGGCGGTCGCCGCTGTCCTGGTGCTTCAGGCCGCCGCTGTCGGCGCGTTTTACGTCGCGCTGGACCGCATCGCCAGTGCGCCACCGGCCGCCATCACCGCGACACAGTGGCAATCCGAGCTGAACCGCGCCGATCTCACCGCCCGCCAGATTGGCATCGGCGAGCTGCACGGGCTACCGCTCCGGTACTGGCAGACCGTCGCGGATCGTACCAAGGCGGCGGCGCAGACGGCCGGCATCCGGGGCGTGACCGTGGTGACCGGCGTCCTGGACGCCGACAACCGCCACCTGGACCGCAACCGCAAGGCGCTCAACTACCTGCTCGGGCCGGAGCTGGAGCCGCGCTTCCCGCTCGAAGGGCTGACCGTTGCCCCCACGACCCGTGATGCCCTCGTCCTGACCATCCCCGACCAGGAGCTTCCACGCCTGCTGCAGCGCTCGGCCACGCGGCTGCTGGACGTGCCGCAGCCCGGCACCAGCAGTGCGGCGCGGCTGTTCCAGGTTCGGGCCCGCCCACCCGACGACCTGATCTCGCTGCGGCGACGGTCCAACCAGCCGGTCGGCTTCGGCGTGCGGCTGGTGGTCCTGGACGTACCGACCGAGGTGCGGCCGGGCCAGACGGCCCCGCTGGCAGCGTACCTGCTGGTCGAGGACGGCCAGCCGACCGATGCCCATGACCTTGTGCCTTACGTCGAACTGACGGACGCCGAGGGCCGGCGGCTGACCTTCGCGCGGCGCGGCGGCCTGCCGAGCGCCGAGTGGCAGACCGGCGATCTGCTGGTCCAGCAGCTCAACGTGACGGTGCCGGTCAGCCTGCCGGACGGAGAGTACCCGCTGCGGCTCGGCCTGTCGCTGCCCGACGACGACGTGGATCACCCGCCGCGGGCCGAGGGGGTCGTCGAGCGGGCGGTCGTGCTGCGGGTCCGCTCGACGCCGTAG
- the ureG gene encoding urease accessory protein UreG: MCGPNGAHDHDARDCDHAAVRKLGAGSPLRIGIGGPVGSGKTALVEQLVPRLLGRGIETVVITNDIVTTEDAEHVRKTLDGVLDAERIVGVETGSCPHTAVREDPTMNLAALEDLAARYPSAQVALVESGGDNLTLTFSRRLVDYSIYVIDVAGGDKIPRKRGPGLIRSDLLVINKVDLAPYVGASLEVFSRDSTIYREGRPFLFTNCKTGEGVDAVLDAMLAKLAVPA, translated from the coding sequence ATGTGCGGTCCAAACGGAGCTCATGACCATGATGCACGAGACTGCGATCACGCGGCTGTTCGCAAGCTAGGCGCTGGCAGCCCGCTGCGAATCGGGATCGGCGGCCCGGTCGGGTCGGGGAAGACGGCGCTGGTCGAGCAGCTGGTGCCCAGGCTGCTGGGGCGCGGCATCGAGACGGTCGTGATCACCAACGACATCGTCACCACCGAGGACGCCGAGCACGTCCGCAAGACGCTCGACGGCGTCCTGGACGCCGAGCGGATCGTGGGCGTCGAGACCGGCTCCTGTCCGCACACGGCCGTCCGCGAAGACCCGACCATGAACCTCGCGGCGTTGGAAGACCTGGCGGCGCGCTACCCCTCGGCCCAGGTGGCGCTCGTGGAGAGCGGCGGCGACAACCTGACCCTGACCTTCAGTCGGCGGCTGGTGGACTACTCGATCTACGTCATCGACGTGGCCGGCGGCGACAAGATCCCCCGCAAGCGCGGCCCGGGCCTGATCCGCAGCGATCTGCTGGTCATCAACAAGGTCGATCTCGCCCCGTACGTCGGCGCGAGCCTGGAGGTCTTCTCGCGGGACTCGACGATCTACCGCGAGGGCCGGCCGTTCCTGTTCACGAACTGCAAGACGGGCGAGGGCGTGGACGCCGTGCTGGACGCGATGCTGGCGAAACTGGCCGTGCCGGCCTGA
- a CDS encoding urease accessory protein, producing the protein MQADGASQAAGVLRADGALLAALQLGDSLFPSGGFTLSHGLETLAERRLVTDAASLQTWIANTVRWQIGTTDAVATAAAWAAADDLDLDLDLVAQIDRRLLATKLARESRQASERTGRQTLSTLAGLAGGRLADLRRLVLNRTTPGLYPVVLGVAGRQLGMEQRATVLLLLHLHVAGCLGAALRLIDVDDVEAQQIRFRLAPLLAAVADEALTIPWKEMYGCAVQTELMTMMHETAITRLFAS; encoded by the coding sequence ATGCAGGCTGATGGGGCGTCGCAAGCTGCCGGCGTGCTTCGGGCTGATGGGGCGTTGCTGGCCGCGCTCCAGCTTGGCGACTCCCTCTTCCCGAGCGGGGGGTTCACCCTCTCGCACGGGCTGGAGACGCTGGCTGAGCGCCGGCTTGTGACCGATGCTGCGTCGCTCCAGACCTGGATCGCGAACACCGTCCGCTGGCAGATCGGGACCACCGACGCGGTCGCCACGGCGGCCGCCTGGGCCGCCGCCGACGATCTCGATCTCGATCTCGACCTGGTGGCGCAGATCGACCGTCGGCTGCTGGCGACCAAGCTCGCACGGGAGTCGCGACAGGCCTCGGAGCGGACGGGACGGCAGACGCTCTCGACGCTGGCCGGCCTGGCCGGCGGCCGGCTGGCCGACTTGCGGCGGCTCGTGCTCAACCGCACGACGCCCGGCCTCTACCCCGTGGTGCTGGGCGTGGCCGGCCGTCAGCTCGGGATGGAGCAGCGCGCCACGGTCCTCCTGTTGCTGCACTTGCACGTGGCTGGCTGTCTCGGAGCAGCCCTTCGCCTGATCGACGTGGACGATGTCGAGGCCCAGCAGATTCGCTTTCGGCTGGCCCCGCTCCTCGCGGCCGTCGCCGACGAGGCGCTGACCATCCCCTGGAAGGAGATGTACGGATGTGCGGTCCAAACGGAGCTCATGACCATGATGCACGAGACTGCGATCACGCGGCTGTTCGCAAGCTAG
- the ureC gene encoding urease subunit alpha: MRISRDRYARLYGPTAGDRFRLADTDLVCEVERDLGVPGEEAVFGGGKTIRDGMAQSQRSSAEGALDLVITNVVVMDPVLGIVKGDLGVKNGRIVGVGKAGNPDTQDGVTPTMAIGPGTEVIAGEHLIATPGGIDSHIHMICPQQVYEALSNGITTIIGGGTGPADGTAATTCTPGPWNISRMLQAVDNLPLNVGILGKGNASRTAPLIEQIVAGACGLKDHEDWGTTPSAIDTSLRVADDYDIQVAIHTDTLNESGFVEDTIAAIGGRTIHTYHTEGAGGGHAPDIIKIAGELNALPSSTNPTRPYTVNTLDEHLDMLMVCHHLNPAVPEDVAFAESRIRAETIAAEDVLHDLGVISMYSSDSQAMGRIGESYAKLYQTADKMKRMGEPPPGSVSTNDNLRILRYLAKLTINPAITHGIAHEVGSLEAGKLADIVLWPIAFFGAKPKMIVKGGLIAWSVMGDPNASIPTTEPVLYRPMWGAFGSAPAATSVTFTSQAALDDGVGERLRLNKRLVAVKGCRTVTKKQMLLNDLTPKIEVDPETYVVRVDGKIATVGPAERLSHTQLFYLM, from the coding sequence ATGCGGATCTCGCGTGACCGGTACGCGCGCCTGTACGGCCCCACGGCCGGCGACAGGTTCCGGCTGGCCGACACCGACCTCGTCTGCGAGGTCGAGCGCGACCTGGGCGTGCCCGGCGAGGAGGCCGTCTTCGGCGGCGGCAAGACGATCCGCGACGGCATGGCCCAGAGTCAACGGTCCAGCGCCGAGGGCGCGCTCGATCTCGTCATCACGAACGTCGTCGTGATGGACCCCGTGCTCGGGATCGTCAAGGGCGACCTGGGCGTCAAGAACGGGCGGATCGTGGGGGTGGGCAAGGCCGGCAACCCGGACACCCAGGACGGCGTCACGCCGACGATGGCGATCGGCCCCGGCACGGAAGTCATCGCCGGCGAGCACCTGATCGCGACGCCCGGCGGCATCGACAGCCACATCCACATGATCTGCCCTCAGCAGGTCTACGAGGCCCTCTCGAACGGGATCACCACCATCATCGGGGGTGGGACCGGGCCGGCCGACGGCACTGCCGCCACGACCTGTACCCCGGGTCCCTGGAACATCAGCCGGATGCTCCAGGCCGTCGACAACCTGCCGCTGAACGTCGGCATCCTCGGGAAGGGGAACGCCAGCCGGACCGCGCCGCTGATCGAGCAGATCGTGGCGGGCGCCTGCGGCCTGAAGGATCACGAGGACTGGGGCACGACGCCCTCGGCCATCGATACGTCGCTGCGGGTGGCCGACGACTACGACATCCAGGTGGCGATCCACACCGACACCCTGAACGAGTCCGGCTTCGTCGAGGACACCATCGCGGCCATCGGTGGCCGGACCATCCACACCTACCACACCGAGGGGGCAGGCGGCGGCCACGCGCCTGACATCATCAAGATCGCCGGTGAGCTGAACGCCCTGCCCTCGTCCACGAATCCGACGCGCCCGTACACCGTCAACACGCTGGACGAGCACCTGGACATGCTGATGGTCTGCCATCACCTCAACCCGGCCGTGCCGGAGGACGTGGCGTTCGCGGAGAGCCGCATCCGTGCGGAGACCATCGCGGCCGAGGACGTGCTGCACGACCTTGGCGTGATCTCGATGTACTCCTCAGACTCCCAGGCGATGGGGCGCATCGGCGAGAGCTATGCCAAGCTGTACCAGACCGCCGACAAGATGAAGCGAATGGGCGAGCCGCCGCCCGGCTCGGTCTCCACCAACGACAACCTCCGCATCCTGCGCTACCTCGCCAAGCTGACCATCAACCCGGCCATCACGCACGGCATCGCGCACGAGGTCGGATCGCTGGAGGCCGGTAAGCTGGCGGACATCGTGCTGTGGCCCATCGCGTTTTTCGGGGCCAAGCCGAAAATGATCGTCAAGGGCGGGCTGATCGCCTGGAGCGTCATGGGCGATCCGAACGCCTCAATCCCGACGACGGAGCCGGTCCTGTACCGGCCGATGTGGGGCGCGTTCGGGTCGGCGCCGGCGGCCACGTCTGTGACGTTCACGTCGCAGGCGGCCCTCGACGATGGCGTAGGCGAGCGGCTGCGCCTCAACAAGCGGCTGGTGGCCGTGAAGGGGTGCCGGACAGTCACCAAGAAGCAGATGCTGCTGAACGATCTGACCCCGAAGATCGAGGTGGACCCCGAGACGTACGTCGTGCGGGTGGACGGCAAGATCGCGACGGTCGGCCCGGCCGAGCGGCTGTCGCACACGCAGTTGTTCTACTTGATGTAG